The following coding sequences lie in one Candidatus Beckwithbacteria bacterium genomic window:
- a CDS encoding DUF4349 domain-containing protein, whose protein sequence is MNLISWVKQNQLATILLIIFVFFILKTLFGNFYGYNLKYSENYVMPMAAFMDEESYSRDFKVSSSTQGTAAPAPEISQRMVIQSSQLSLLVSDVKKTLEAISSYTQSIGGYMVESTLDRPEESASGRITVRVPQEKLNEALAHFNAQAVKVVSQTLEGTDVTDEYVDNQARLAILDQNKTRFEEIMAKAVTVQEILQVQNEIFNLQSQIDQIKGQQEYLQKNTQMVRITIYLAEDELSLPYVPDNAWRPDVIFKQAVRNLISLLRGLGSIVIWIGVFSVLWIPVVVGVIFYKKYYTKKKLAKNPS, encoded by the coding sequence ATGAACCTAATTTCCTGGGTCAAACAAAATCAATTAGCTACTATTCTTCTTATTATCTTCGTCTTTTTTATTCTTAAAACCTTGTTTGGTAATTTTTATGGCTATAATCTCAAATACTCTGAAAATTATGTCATGCCTATGGCTGCATTTATGGATGAAGAGAGTTATAGTCGTGATTTTAAAGTTAGCAGCTCTACTCAAGGGACAGCAGCTCCAGCTCCAGAAATCAGCCAGCGGATGGTCATTCAAAGCTCCCAGTTGTCTCTGCTGGTTTCTGATGTCAAGAAAACGTTAGAAGCTATTAGTAGCTATACCCAAAGCATTGGTGGGTATATGGTAGAAAGTACCTTAGATCGGCCCGAAGAATCAGCTTCAGGCCGAATTACCGTTCGAGTTCCTCAAGAAAAACTAAATGAAGCCTTGGCACACTTTAATGCTCAAGCAGTTAAAGTAGTTTCTCAAACATTGGAAGGAACTGATGTGACTGATGAATATGTGGACAACCAAGCAAGATTAGCAATCTTAGATCAAAATAAAACTAGATTTGAAGAAATTATGGCTAAAGCTGTTACTGTTCAGGAAATTTTACAAGTTCAAAATGAAATCTTTAATCTCCAATCCCAAATTGATCAGATCAAAGGCCAGCAAGAGTATCTGCAAAAAAATACTCAAATGGTCAGAATTACTATTTATTTAGCTGAAGACGAACTGTCCTTACCTTATGTACCAGATAATGCTTGGCGACCTGATGTAATTTTCAAACAAGCAGTGCGGAATCTGATTAGTCTTTTGAGAGGTTTGGGATCAATTGTCATTTGGATTGGTGTTTTTTCAGTACTGTGGATACCTGTAGTAGTTGGCGTTATCTTTTACAAAAAATATTACACCAAGAAAAAACTAGCTAAAAACCCTTCTTAA
- a CDS encoding type II secretion system protein, with protein MNSNRGFTLIELLVVIGVIAILAAVVLVAVNPGRQFAQARDTQRRSDLYSITNAIYQYAAEHEGNLPDTDGDPVTDNFPTTPTCIGAGAGCFNLGVAGDDVTVVPTYMAEIPADPATGDAANTGYLINVDANGRVVASGSGELVEAITVTR; from the coding sequence ATGAATTCAAATCGAGGTTTTACTCTAATTGAACTTTTAGTAGTGATTGGAGTTATTGCTATCTTAGCAGCAGTAGTTTTAGTTGCTGTCAATCCTGGCCGCCAGTTTGCTCAAGCTCGAGATACCCAAAGGCGTTCAGATCTGTATTCCATTACTAATGCGATTTACCAATATGCAGCTGAGCATGAAGGCAATTTGCCTGATACTGATGGAGATCCAGTGACTGACAACTTTCCGACTACTCCAACCTGTATTGGTGCTGGAGCTGGTTGCTTTAATTTAGGTGTAGCTGGCGATGATGTAACTGTAGTTCCTACCTATATGGCAGAAATCCCTGCTGATCCAGCTACTGGTGATGCAGCCAATACCGGTTATTTGATCAACGTTGATGCTAATGGCCGAGTAGTAGCATCTGGGAGCGGAGAGTTGGTTGAGGCTATTACTGTTACCCGTTAA
- a CDS encoding prepilin-type N-terminal cleavage/methylation domain-containing protein, with protein sequence MSKHAFLQYQSSGFTLLEVVVSLFLASVILLALVALQNIIFTQEELTMSSYVSIEAANRAVERMVKEIRNSRHGDNGAYTLVQVNDQGLTFFSNADNDSAIERIRYFIDGDSFKKGVINPTAFPVDYPTNQEKIITLVDHLVNGTKPVFYYYNGDWPSDTAHNPLPTNQRLLQTRTIGIDIIVAGDSKYQKTNHEIQSAAEIRTLKDNL encoded by the coding sequence ATGAGTAAACATGCATTTCTACAATATCAATCATCGGGGTTTACTTTACTTGAAGTTGTTGTATCTTTGTTTTTAGCTTCAGTGATTCTCTTAGCTCTAGTAGCTTTACAAAATATTATTTTTACTCAAGAAGAATTAACCATGAGCTCATATGTGAGTATTGAAGCAGCCAATAGAGCTGTTGAGCGTATGGTAAAAGAGATTCGCAACAGTCGTCATGGAGATAATGGCGCTTATACTTTAGTGCAAGTAAATGATCAAGGTTTGACTTTTTTTTCTAACGCTGACAATGATTCAGCAATTGAGCGAATTCGCTATTTTATAGATGGTGATAGTTTTAAAAAAGGAGTAATTAATCCTACCGCTTTTCCAGTTGATTATCCCACCAACCAAGAAAAAATTATCACGTTAGTTGACCATTTGGTCAATGGCACCAAGCCTGTTTTTTATTATTATAATGGGGACTGGCCTAGCGATACAGCTCACAATCCCTTACCCACTAACCAACGATTACTTCAAACTAGAACCATTGGAATTGATATTATTGTAGCTGGTGACAGTAAATACCAAAAAACAAATCATGAAATCCAATCAGCCGCTGAAATCAGAACATTAAAAGATAATTTATGA
- a CDS encoding pilus assembly protein PilM, which yields MITSVLVFSTNLIQFLQLDTKQKQIVTSFSQQLPTGLIQRGKITNLEQVQQIVGQLLTQIKTKLMYIELVIPEDAVVSKSLELPNLPNHEIDEAVRWEAEGVLHFPLGAAVLDWKRLFSNGNYHVLMQAVPQEIVDEYLAVATSSNLIVQTISTPALGLVTLAEQKPGVRLLMYVGPSDTILTLTREQEVIATSIVPDNKTNSIVQTIQRMIHYYDKFPIEWIQVGGVGLNNELITALKAFKLPVTGFTMPVSVNTETANTYLLAISVAVAPIAPPSDQGTINLLPQWYDNQERKKRQFSFWKQLLLIFATFSLVITAALGGCYFWLSRLETSFLTQQNLPSSVTKEALESASQANNLSRLALALETTDYFPTKAINQIKDLAGDTITLGRVELQLSEQKGTVMGLAKSRDGLLAFKQALEQLPGIAEVQLPVSSFVEETDLPFQLYLTFAKEPTTLLQEEDAK from the coding sequence ATGATTACATCTGTTTTGGTCTTTTCCACCAACTTGATTCAATTTCTGCAACTTGATACTAAGCAAAAGCAGATTGTAACCTCGTTTTCTCAGCAGCTACCCACTGGTCTTATTCAGCGAGGGAAAATTACTAATCTTGAGCAAGTACAGCAGATAGTTGGCCAACTACTGACTCAGATTAAAACCAAGCTCATGTATATCGAGCTAGTTATCCCTGAAGATGCAGTAGTTTCTAAATCACTTGAGTTGCCCAATTTACCAAATCACGAAATTGATGAAGCAGTACGTTGGGAAGCCGAAGGAGTTTTACATTTTCCCTTAGGAGCTGCAGTTTTGGACTGGAAGCGTTTATTTAGCAATGGCAATTATCATGTTTTAATGCAGGCTGTTCCCCAGGAGATTGTGGATGAATACCTAGCTGTTGCTACTTCCAGTAATTTAATAGTCCAAACCATAAGTACTCCAGCTTTAGGATTAGTTACTTTGGCAGAGCAAAAACCTGGGGTTAGGCTGCTCATGTATGTGGGTCCGTCAGATACCATCTTGACTTTAACTCGGGAACAAGAAGTAATTGCAACTTCAATTGTGCCAGACAATAAAACCAATTCTATAGTTCAAACCATTCAACGAATGATACATTACTATGACAAGTTTCCAATTGAATGGATCCAAGTTGGGGGAGTAGGGCTCAATAATGAGCTAATTACTGCTTTAAAAGCCTTTAAATTACCAGTAACTGGATTTACTATGCCAGTATCTGTAAATACCGAAACTGCTAATACTTACCTGCTGGCTATTTCGGTGGCAGTTGCTCCAATAGCCCCACCTAGTGATCAGGGGACAATCAACTTACTACCTCAGTGGTATGATAATCAAGAACGAAAAAAAAGACAGTTTTCTTTTTGGAAGCAATTACTTCTTATTTTTGCTACATTTAGTTTAGTAATTACTGCTGCGCTTGGAGGATGCTACTTTTGGTTATCCCGCTTAGAAACTAGTTTTTTAACTCAGCAAAATCTACCCTCATCCGTTACTAAGGAGGCTCTAGAGTCAGCTAGTCAGGCTAATAATTTAAGCCGTTTAGCCTTAGCTTTAGAAACCACCGACTACTTTCCTACTAAAGCTATTAATCAAATAAAAGATTTAGCAGGAGATACTATTACTTTGGGGCGGGTTGAACTCCAGCTATCCGAACAAAAAGGTACGGTTATGGGATTAGCTAAGAGTAGAGATGGGCTTTTAGCATTTAAACAAGCTTTGGAACAATTACCAGGTATAGCCGAAGTACAACTACCAGTTTCCAGTTTTGTTGAAGAAACTGATTTGCCATTTCAGCTCTATCTAACTTTTGCTAAAGAACCAACCACCTTACTACAGGAGGAAGATGCCAAGTAA
- a CDS encoding LytR C-terminal domain-containing protein, with translation MNSLKLNLNHLIIFIFFVLALFLLLMAGRVGFQAWQTAGSLDENLAISTSPTLNRQSIGKAAKWLRQSPTVSVEDTKEKAASTPVPTPTPVPSVLKVEIINASGIDGAASQLSQALEVDASFSLKTNQVVLDESSLVYKNRYKDQATAWQEKLNALGWSGLAMQEQSDDNEFDVIITLGAK, from the coding sequence ATGAATTCACTAAAACTAAATCTTAACCATCTGATCATCTTTATCTTTTTTGTGCTAGCCTTGTTTTTGCTGCTTATGGCTGGTCGAGTAGGGTTTCAAGCTTGGCAAACTGCAGGAAGCTTAGATGAAAACTTGGCAATTTCCACTTCACCGACCTTAAACCGACAAAGTATTGGAAAAGCTGCCAAGTGGTTGCGTCAAAGTCCTACTGTATCTGTTGAAGACACTAAAGAAAAAGCAGCTTCAACTCCGGTGCCAACGCCAACTCCTGTCCCAAGTGTTCTCAAAGTTGAGATTATTAATGCCAGTGGGATTGATGGAGCAGCTAGTCAGCTGAGCCAAGCTCTCGAGGTTGATGCTAGTTTTTCTTTGAAAACCAACCAAGTGGTGCTTGACGAGAGCAGTTTAGTTTATAAAAATAGATACAAGGACCAAGCTACTGCTTGGCAAGAAAAACTCAATGCATTGGGATGGTCTGGACTTGCTATGCAAGAACAATCCGATGATAATGAGTTTGATGTGATTATTACATTAGGTGCCAAATAG
- a CDS encoding type II secretion system protein → MKKIVDNRGFTLIELLVVIGVIAILAAIVLVAVNPGRQFAQARDTQRRSDLYSITNAIYQYAAEHEGNLPDTDGDDSTSNFPTTPTCIGVGAGCFDLGASTDEAGTETVVPTYIAEIPSDPSTGDAANTGYLINVDGNGRIIASASGEIQTSITVTR, encoded by the coding sequence ATGAAAAAGATTGTCGACAATCGTGGTTTTACCCTGATTGAACTCCTAGTTGTTATTGGCGTGATTGCTATTCTAGCTGCTATCGTTTTAGTTGCTGTCAATCCTGGCCGCCAGTTTGCTCAAGCTCGAGATACCCAAAGGCGTTCAGATCTGTATTCCATTACTAATGCGATTTACCAATATGCTGCTGAGCATGAAGGTAATTTGCCTGATACTGATGGAGATGATTCAACCAGTAACTTCCCAACTACCCCAACTTGTATTGGAGTTGGTGCTGGCTGTTTTGATCTGGGAGCTTCCACTGATGAGGCCGGAACTGAAACTGTAGTTCCTACCTATATAGCAGAAATTCCCTCTGATCCGTCAACTGGTGATGCAGCCAATACTGGCTACTTAATCAATGTGGATGGCAATGGCAGAATCATTGCTTCTGCAAGTGGAGAGATCCAAACATCTATTACGGTAACCAGGTAG
- a CDS encoding carboxypeptidase regulatory-like domain-containing protein, whose translation MPKISSSTSCGQALLDIVVTIGIFLILMHAVFSLVVVIYESMGYAQVHLIARHLATEKLEYLENLPYSQLGTSGGIPQGNIPEFETVERNGLNYTVHTSITYIDDAYDGTAPTDLLPTDYKQIRLEISWSGQYSSRAQPLVLVTTIAPKGLETAVSGGTLSVYVINAQANPVTQAQVHITNSAVTPAIDMTLQSNQDGRVILPGAPSCASCYHITITKTGYTRDKTYTTTEVANPNQRPITISNGCISEGVFVIDELSDLLIATVNDREANFAPLSNVSFRLTGSKQIGTNTDGDPVFKYDQELQTDGEGRLEIPNLEWDNYIITLLESSYTPSGITPSQPFAIDPAQSINLNMALSIKTPNSLLLNVKDPNGNSIASASANLSLTPDFIATSSSGLKDDPDFGQVFFGGLSATTYTYTLSHPDYQSMTGTIPVAGNASETIILPSK comes from the coding sequence ATGCCCAAAATTTCTTCTTCCACTAGTTGTGGCCAGGCTCTTTTAGATATTGTGGTTACTATTGGAATATTTCTCATTTTAATGCATGCAGTTTTTTCTTTGGTTGTAGTTATTTATGAAAGTATGGGCTATGCTCAAGTTCATTTAATTGCTCGTCATCTAGCTACAGAAAAATTAGAATATTTAGAAAATTTGCCCTATAGTCAACTAGGCACAAGCGGTGGTATTCCTCAAGGCAATATTCCTGAATTTGAGACAGTTGAGCGTAATGGTCTTAACTATACTGTACACACCTCTATTACCTACATTGATGACGCTTATGATGGCACGGCTCCAACTGATTTACTTCCAACTGATTATAAACAAATCCGCCTAGAAATTAGTTGGAGTGGTCAATATTCTAGTCGAGCTCAACCATTAGTCTTGGTTACTACCATAGCCCCAAAGGGCTTAGAAACTGCAGTGTCTGGAGGCACTCTTTCTGTGTATGTCATTAATGCCCAAGCTAATCCAGTTACTCAAGCTCAAGTTCATATTACTAATAGCGCTGTAACTCCAGCTATTGATATGACTTTACAAAGCAATCAGGATGGTCGGGTCATCCTACCTGGAGCTCCTAGCTGTGCTAGCTGCTATCATATAACAATTACAAAAACTGGTTATACTCGAGATAAAACCTATACTACCACAGAAGTAGCCAATCCCAATCAGCGCCCTATTACTATTAGTAATGGTTGCATTTCTGAAGGAGTTTTTGTTATCGACGAACTTAGCGATTTATTAATAGCAACCGTCAATGATCGAGAAGCTAATTTTGCTCCTTTATCTAATGTCAGTTTTCGTTTAACAGGTTCTAAACAAATCGGTACCAATACTGACGGTGATCCAGTTTTTAAATATGATCAAGAACTGCAAACGGATGGTGAGGGTAGGTTAGAAATTCCAAATTTAGAATGGGATAATTACATCATTACCCTACTAGAAAGCTCTTATACTCCTTCAGGAATTACTCCTAGTCAACCCTTTGCTATAGATCCTGCGCAGAGCATCAATTTAAATATGGCCTTATCTATTAAAACTCCTAATAGTTTATTACTAAATGTCAAAGATCCCAATGGAAACAGTATTGCTTCTGCAAGTGCTAATTTAAGTCTAACACCTGATTTTATAGCTACTAGTTCTAGCGGCCTAAAAGATGATCCTGATTTTGGCCAAGTTTTTTTTGGAGGATTAAGTGCCACTACCTATACATATACACTTAGCCACCCAGACTACCAATCTATGACCGGCACTATTCCGGTAGCAGGAAACGCCAGTGAAACTATTATTTTGCCAAGTAAATAA